A window of the Cicer arietinum cultivar CDC Frontier isolate Library 1 chromosome 6, Cicar.CDCFrontier_v2.0, whole genome shotgun sequence genome harbors these coding sequences:
- the LOC101505259 gene encoding uncharacterized protein, whose translation MDDPFDSSVNLEEAHLKEGYDEGYKDGLVGGRDEGKQVGLKVGFEVGEELGFYSGCIHIWTSAIQIDPTCFSSRAKTAIAQMQDLINKYPLMDPEDLQVQEIMDALRLKFKMLCSSLHVKLQYNGYPAEANDIQF comes from the coding sequence ATGGATGACCCATTTGATTCTTCGGTGAATTTGGAGGAGGCTCATTTGAAGGAAGGCTACGATGAAGGCTACAAAGATGGCCTCGTTGGCGGCAGGGATGAGGGGAAGCAGGTTGGACTGAAAGTCGGTTTTGAGGTTGGTGAGGAACTCGGCTTCTACAGCGGCTGCATCCACATCTGGACATCCGCCATCCAAATCGACCCGACCTGCTTCTCTTCCCGAGCCAAAACTGCTATTGCACAGATGCAGGACTTGATCAACAAATATCCTCTGATGGATCCCGAGGATCTACAAGTGCAAGAGATCATGGATGCCCTCAGGCTCAAGTTCAAGATGCTTTGTTCTTCACTGCATGTCAAGCTCCAATATAATGGCTATCCTGCTGAGGCCAACGACATTCAGTTTTGA